A region of Bradyrhizobium sp. SZCCHNS1050 DNA encodes the following proteins:
- the fliD gene encoding flagellar filament capping protein FliD produces the protein MTVSSATSSTSSTTSSSSSSSASSSSSLTTSGTSTTSTIDWTALIESAVNAKLTQATQISTKITANEAKITAYQTLQTALKTLSSGLSSLATSMVNSLATNAFATRAATISATGDVSASSALSMSVSNGAATGSHTLTISQVATAHKVTGATQSSQTAALGYSGTFSLGLSGGSTADITITSGMSLQDVVDAINAQSSTTNVEASIVQVSSGSYQLVLTGTQDAADITYASSSGDDILNKLGVTDSSGAFATVLQTAQAAEFTLDGISLTRDTNDITDVLSGVTFDLLQATPSGTTLTVTIGTDTSQISSALQTFVTDYNAFRDAVIAQQTTNSDGTASSSSVLFGDGTMRDIMNSLQAVLGTSVGGLTMADLGLSFNEKNELELDTSTLSTILSTNLSGVTTLLSAQTKTSSSQLSVVNTGSSPQSFTLDLTVDSSGNLSAASVGGDSSLFTVSGNTIVGNSGTIYAGMAFTYAGSTSQSITVTSTQGLATQIYQIAKTASSSTGSLQTLIDNLTSQDDTMQAKVDDIKSSASTFQTQLTAQYAKYQAAIESANNTLTYLKALLNASSSN, from the coding sequence ATGACGGTGAGCAGCGCAACCTCGAGCACGAGCAGCACGACGTCGTCGTCTTCATCATCGTCGGCGAGCTCGAGCAGCTCGCTCACGACGTCGGGCACGAGCACGACGAGCACGATCGACTGGACCGCGCTGATCGAGTCCGCCGTCAATGCCAAGCTCACCCAGGCGACCCAGATCTCGACCAAGATCACGGCCAATGAGGCCAAGATCACGGCGTATCAGACGCTGCAGACCGCGCTGAAGACGCTGTCATCTGGATTGTCGTCACTGGCGACGTCGATGGTGAACTCGCTTGCGACCAACGCCTTCGCCACGCGGGCCGCCACCATCAGCGCGACCGGCGACGTCAGCGCCTCATCGGCTCTGTCGATGTCGGTGAGCAACGGAGCCGCGACCGGCAGCCACACGCTGACGATCAGCCAGGTCGCCACGGCTCACAAGGTGACGGGCGCGACGCAGTCGAGCCAGACCGCGGCACTCGGCTATTCCGGTACGTTCTCGCTCGGCCTGTCCGGGGGCAGCACGGCCGACATCACCATCACCAGCGGCATGTCGCTGCAGGATGTCGTCGACGCGATCAATGCCCAGAGCTCCACGACCAATGTCGAGGCGTCGATCGTCCAGGTATCGAGCGGGTCCTATCAGCTGGTGTTGACGGGGACCCAGGATGCGGCGGACATTACCTATGCAAGCTCGTCCGGGGACGACATCCTCAACAAGCTCGGGGTGACCGACAGCTCGGGAGCCTTCGCGACGGTGCTGCAGACCGCGCAGGCAGCGGAATTCACGCTCGATGGGATCAGCCTGACGCGCGATACCAACGACATCACCGACGTTCTCAGTGGCGTCACCTTCGACCTGCTGCAGGCGACCCCGTCCGGAACGACGCTGACCGTCACGATCGGGACGGACACGAGCCAGATCTCGTCGGCATTGCAGACATTCGTTACCGACTACAATGCATTCCGCGATGCCGTGATCGCGCAGCAGACCACCAATTCAGACGGGACGGCGTCCTCGAGCTCCGTCCTGTTCGGCGACGGCACCATGCGCGACATCATGAATTCGCTTCAGGCCGTGCTCGGAACCTCGGTCGGCGGGTTGACGATGGCCGACCTTGGCCTGTCGTTCAACGAGAAGAACGAGCTCGAACTCGATACCAGCACGCTGTCGACGATCCTCAGCACCAATCTGAGCGGCGTGACGACGTTGTTGTCGGCGCAGACCAAGACCTCGTCGAGCCAGCTCAGCGTGGTCAATACCGGGTCGTCGCCGCAGTCGTTCACCCTTGATCTGACGGTGGATTCGTCGGGAAATCTTTCGGCGGCGTCCGTCGGTGGCGACAGCTCCCTGTTCACGGTGAGCGGCAACACGATCGTGGGCAATTCCGGGACGATCTATGCCGGGATGGCCTTCACCTATGCCGGCTCGACGTCGCAATCGATCACCGTGACCTCCACACAGGGGCTCGCGACCCAGATCTACCAGATCGCCAAGACCGCATCATCCAGCACGGGATCGCTGCAGACGCTGATCGATAATCTGACCTCGCAGGACGACACGATGCAGGCCAAGGTCGATGACATCAAGAGCTCGGCCTCCACGTTCCAGACGCAGCTTACGGCGCAGTACGCCAAATATCAGGCTGCGATCGAGAGCGCCAACAACACGCTCACTTATCTGAAAGCCCTTCTCAACGCGAGTTCGAGTAACTGA
- a CDS encoding flagellin: MPAISTNIAANSAVRYLNINSNQETSSLSKLSSGSRITSASDDAAGLAISTRISSDITTLQQAATNTAQATSILQTADGGASNISDILARMKSLASESASGTTVGTSRTYIQSEFSQLTSEISSIATGTRYSGQSLLDGTSTFSSGVSVLVGSSASDTINITLSDLTASTLGVSSLDVSTQTGATAALTALDTAIDTVSKARADIGAQESRFNFSADSISTQTQNLQSANSAIKDVDIASEQAKLSSAQVKTQAAVSAEAAANQIPQYLLKLLG; the protein is encoded by the coding sequence GTGCCCGCAATTTCCACCAACATCGCCGCCAACTCCGCCGTCCGCTACCTGAACATCAACTCCAACCAGGAGACGAGCTCGCTCTCCAAGCTGTCGAGCGGTTCGCGCATCACGTCAGCCTCGGACGACGCGGCCGGTCTCGCCATTTCGACGCGCATCTCGTCGGACATCACCACGCTGCAGCAGGCCGCGACCAACACGGCGCAGGCGACGTCGATCCTGCAGACCGCGGATGGTGGCGCATCCAACATCAGCGACATCCTGGCGCGCATGAAGTCGCTGGCCTCCGAGTCCGCATCGGGCACCACGGTCGGAACTAGCCGCACCTACATCCAGTCGGAATTCTCGCAGCTCACCAGTGAAATCTCGTCGATCGCGACCGGAACGCGCTATAGCGGCCAGAGCCTGCTCGACGGCACCAGCACCTTCTCGTCGGGCGTCTCGGTCCTGGTCGGCTCGTCCGCGTCCGACACCATCAACATCACGCTGTCGGATCTCACCGCGAGCACGCTCGGCGTCTCGTCGCTCGACGTCAGCACCCAGACCGGCGCGACCGCAGCCTTGACCGCTCTCGACACCGCGATCGACACCGTGTCGAAGGCCCGCGCCGACATCGGCGCGCAGGAGTCGCGCTTCAACTTCTCGGCCGACTCGATCTCCACGCAGACGCAGAACCTGCAATCGGCCAATTCCGCGATCAAGGACGTCGACATCGCGTCCGAGCAGGCGAAGCTGTCGTCGGCGCAGGTGAAGACCCAGGCCGCGGTGTCGGCGGAAGCCGCCGCCAACCAGATCCCGCAGTACCTCCTGAAGCTGCTGGGCTGA
- a CDS encoding RNA polymerase sigma factor — translation MSYALDVWAPADGVSSKEPEAPDVATLLSSESASTVPDSAPPGEAAIFDEDKDLLDRLATGEELAFRLLVERHIDRAYAIALRIVGNAADAEDVVQDTMLKVWTHRGRWQHGRAKFSTWLYRVVSNRCIDIRRKPRTENVDVVPEVADGKPDAVSVIERAELSDLLEGAMQRLPEQQRIAVILSYHENMSNGEIAEVMDTTVAAVESLLKRGRQHLRDMLRRHERDIRGAFTDC, via the coding sequence ATGAGCTACGCGCTGGACGTCTGGGCCCCGGCCGATGGCGTATCTTCGAAGGAGCCGGAGGCGCCGGACGTTGCGACGCTGCTGTCGAGCGAGTCGGCCAGCACCGTTCCCGACTCCGCGCCGCCAGGCGAGGCTGCGATCTTTGACGAGGACAAGGATCTGCTCGACCGGCTGGCCACCGGAGAGGAACTCGCATTTCGTCTCCTCGTCGAGCGCCACATCGACCGCGCCTATGCGATTGCGTTGCGCATCGTCGGCAATGCTGCCGATGCAGAGGACGTCGTGCAGGATACGATGTTGAAGGTCTGGACGCACCGCGGGCGGTGGCAGCACGGCCGCGCCAAATTCTCGACCTGGCTCTATCGCGTCGTCAGCAACCGCTGCATCGACATCCGGCGCAAGCCGCGGACCGAGAATGTCGATGTGGTGCCCGAGGTTGCGGACGGCAAGCCGGATGCAGTGAGCGTCATCGAGCGTGCGGAGCTCAGCGACCTCCTGGAGGGAGCGATGCAGCGGCTTCCGGAACAGCAACGGATCGCTGTGATCCTGTCGTATCACGAGAACATGAGCAACGGCGAGATCGCCGAGGTGATGGACACGACAGTGGCCGCCGTGGAGTCGCTGTTGAAACGGGGACGCCAGCATCTGCGCGACATGCTGCGGCGTCACGAGCGCGACATTCGCGGCGCCTTCACGGATTGCTAA
- a CDS encoding formyltransferase family protein yields the protein MFDTIILLTGSRDQQLALSELLRAHNPALAFRFAVSLQDIEAIERDVLGRSRLLAFTTGVIVPAAILQAVGHGAYNFHPGPPDYPGWAPAHFAMYDGATRFGATAHAMEARVDCGAIVGVETFDIPRGVDVRGLEQMTFVRLAYLFWRMSRDLACHAGPLPALGTGWSGAKSTRQMYAAMCDMPVDIDPAEMARRIRAFHDDFRGIPLTLNLHGTRFQLMRAADAVGEPMTVDAPALALAS from the coding sequence ATGTTCGACACCATCATCCTTCTCACCGGCAGCCGCGACCAGCAGCTCGCATTGTCGGAGCTCCTGCGGGCGCACAACCCTGCCCTCGCATTCCGTTTCGCGGTCAGCCTGCAGGACATCGAAGCCATCGAGCGCGACGTGCTCGGCAGATCCCGCCTGCTTGCCTTCACGACCGGCGTCATCGTGCCCGCCGCCATCCTTCAGGCGGTCGGCCACGGCGCCTACAATTTTCATCCGGGCCCGCCGGATTATCCCGGCTGGGCACCGGCCCATTTCGCGATGTACGACGGTGCGACGCGCTTCGGCGCGACGGCCCATGCGATGGAGGCCCGGGTCGACTGCGGCGCGATCGTCGGTGTCGAGACGTTCGACATCCCGCGAGGCGTCGATGTCCGCGGCTTGGAGCAGATGACGTTCGTGCGGCTCGCCTATCTGTTCTGGCGGATGTCGCGCGACCTCGCCTGCCATGCCGGCCCGCTGCCGGCACTCGGCACCGGTTGGAGCGGCGCGAAGAGCACCCGGCAGATGTACGCCGCCATGTGCGACATGCCCGTCGACATCGATCCGGCCGAAATGGCGCGCCGCATCCGCGCCTTTCACGACGATTTCCGCGGCATTCCACTGACCCTCAACCTGCACGGCACACGGTTTCAGCTCATGCGCGCCGCGGACGCTGTCGGCGAGCCGATGACGGTTGACGCACCGGCGCTGGCGCTCGCATCGTGA
- the bluB gene encoding 5,6-dimethylbenzimidazole synthase: protein MSEPGRSPPQFDATFRQRFAELVRWRRDVRRFRADPVSPELIEQLLALASHAPSVGFCQPWRFVLVESPERRATVIENFQHANQAALAGYDGERRALYARLKLEGLTQAPVHLAVCADEGAATGHRLGRATMPETLRYSVVAAIQTFWLAARAEGLGVGWVSILDPAAVCRELELPSDWSLIAYLCVGWPQEEHDDPELERHGWETRLDQTVIKPLKR, encoded by the coding sequence ATGAGCGAGCCAGGCCGAAGCCCTCCGCAGTTCGACGCGACATTCCGGCAGCGCTTTGCCGAGCTGGTGCGCTGGCGTCGCGACGTCCGCCGTTTCCGCGCCGATCCGGTCTCCCCAGAGCTGATCGAACAGTTGCTCGCGCTCGCGTCCCATGCGCCATCCGTCGGCTTCTGCCAGCCCTGGCGGTTCGTGCTCGTCGAGAGCCCTGAACGCCGCGCGACGGTCATCGAGAACTTCCAGCACGCGAACCAGGCCGCGCTCGCCGGCTATGATGGTGAGCGCCGCGCGCTCTATGCAAGACTCAAGCTGGAAGGCTTGACGCAGGCGCCGGTCCATCTCGCAGTCTGTGCCGACGAGGGCGCTGCCACCGGCCATCGTCTCGGCCGCGCCACGATGCCGGAAACGCTCCGCTACTCGGTGGTGGCCGCGATCCAGACGTTCTGGCTGGCAGCGCGCGCGGAAGGTCTCGGCGTCGGCTGGGTGTCGATCCTGGACCCGGCGGCTGTCTGTCGTGAACTCGAGTTGCCGTCCGACTGGAGCCTGATTGCGTATCTCTGCGTCGGCTGGCCGCAGGAGGAGCATGACGATCCCGAGTTGGAACGTCACGGCTGGGAAACGCGGCTCGACCAGACCGTGATCAAGCCGCTCAAGCGCTAG
- a CDS encoding cobyrinate a,c-diamide synthase — protein sequence MTMVAPNGIIIAAPRSGAGKTTVTLGLLRALSRRGARVQPFKCGPDYIDLAYHTAAAGRTSYNLDGWAMSARQLLGLACSVAADADIAIIEGVMGLFDGASHPGRAGSGSAADLAALTGWPVVLVLDVSGQTETAAAVALGCARFRDDVRVAGVILNRVASERHRALIEPAFAAIGIKVLGALARDAQLTLPERHLGLVQAQEITAIEAHLERLAASVSGSVDLDALLALANPIRAPDLAAQTSSLGLKPPGQRIAFAADAAFSFSYPHLLRHWRAQAAETIPFSPLNDEAPDPAADAVWLPGGYPELHAGRLASARSFLDALRAMALRGVPIHGECGGYMTLGTGLEDAHGVRHAMAGLLSLETSFARRRLHLGYRQATLLADCSLGGRGAVVHGHEFHYATILSEADDPLIACRDASGGVVAEHGARRGSVTGSFLHVLSGEGA from the coding sequence ATGACCATGGTGGCGCCCAACGGAATCATCATCGCCGCGCCGCGTTCCGGCGCCGGCAAGACGACGGTCACGCTCGGGCTCTTGCGTGCGCTCAGCCGGCGCGGCGCGCGCGTGCAACCCTTCAAATGCGGCCCGGACTATATCGATCTTGCCTATCACACGGCCGCTGCAGGACGGACGAGCTACAATCTCGACGGCTGGGCGATGTCGGCGCGGCAACTGCTCGGGCTTGCCTGCAGCGTTGCCGCCGACGCCGATATCGCCATCATCGAGGGCGTCATGGGCCTGTTCGATGGTGCGTCACATCCCGGGCGCGCGGGCAGCGGCTCGGCCGCGGATCTCGCAGCCCTGACCGGCTGGCCAGTCGTGCTCGTTCTCGATGTCAGTGGGCAGACCGAGACGGCCGCCGCCGTCGCGCTCGGCTGCGCGCGTTTTCGCGACGATGTTCGCGTGGCCGGGGTGATCCTCAATCGGGTCGCGAGCGAGCGCCACCGAGCGCTCATCGAGCCGGCGTTCGCGGCTATCGGAATCAAGGTCCTCGGCGCTCTGGCGCGGGACGCGCAATTGACCTTGCCGGAACGTCATCTCGGCCTGGTCCAGGCCCAGGAGATCACGGCCATCGAGGCCCATCTCGAGCGTCTCGCGGCCAGCGTGTCCGGATCGGTCGATCTCGACGCGCTGCTCGCTCTCGCGAACCCGATCCGCGCGCCCGATCTGGCGGCGCAGACATCCAGCCTCGGCCTCAAACCGCCCGGACAGCGCATCGCGTTCGCAGCAGATGCCGCCTTCTCGTTCAGCTATCCGCACCTCCTCCGGCACTGGCGCGCTCAGGCCGCGGAGACCATTCCGTTCTCGCCGTTGAACGACGAGGCTCCCGATCCCGCAGCCGACGCGGTCTGGCTGCCAGGCGGCTATCCCGAATTGCATGCGGGACGGTTGGCCTCGGCGCGGTCGTTCCTCGATGCGTTGCGCGCGATGGCGTTACGCGGCGTGCCGATCCACGGTGAGTGCGGCGGCTACATGACGCTGGGGACAGGACTCGAGGATGCTCACGGTGTCCGGCATGCGATGGCCGGGCTGCTGTCGCTGGAAACGTCGTTCGCGCGCCGCCGCCTGCATCTCGGCTATCGTCAAGCGACGCTCTTGGCCGACTGCAGTCTCGGCGGAAGAGGGGCCGTCGTTCACGGTCACGAATTCCACTATGCAACCATCCTGAGCGAGGCAGACGATCCGCTGATCGCGTGCCGCGATGCGTCGGGCGGCGTTGTCGCCGAGCACGGCGCCCGGCGCGGGTCGGTGACCGGATCGTTCCTGCACGTCCTGAGCGGGGAGGGCGCATGA
- a CDS encoding cobalt-precorrin-5B (C(1))-methyltransferase produces the protein MMETVDPPNRPLKRGWTTGSCATAAARAAYELLITGNCPAMVEIALPGGRRVGFAIAMHEADGTKATAGVVKDAGDDPDVTHGALVKATLRRGADNSGVTFRAGPGVGTVTRPGLPLPPGEPAINPVPREMIAAAINEAAAALGAARDVAVEISIPGGEELARKTLNPRLGIVGGLSILGTTGIVVPFSCAAWIHSIYRGIDVARAAGLPHIAGATGSTSEKAVQQLHGLPETALIDMGDFAGGMLKYLRRHPVARVTVAGGFAKMTKLGQGLLDLHSRAGEVDLGWLANTLHDAGAPATLVTSARTANTALQVLQEAERVGFPAGEAVALAAWKTARRALGDNDMALDVAVFDRDGRLVGQSQGPAHSPLPRKRR, from the coding sequence ATGATGGAAACCGTGGATCCGCCGAACCGACCGCTGAAGCGTGGCTGGACGACCGGCAGCTGCGCCACGGCCGCGGCGCGCGCCGCCTACGAGCTGCTGATCACGGGCAACTGTCCTGCCATGGTCGAGATCGCCCTGCCGGGCGGACGTCGCGTCGGCTTTGCGATCGCGATGCATGAGGCCGACGGCACCAAGGCAACCGCGGGCGTGGTCAAGGACGCCGGCGACGATCCTGATGTCACGCACGGTGCGCTGGTCAAAGCGACTTTGCGGCGCGGTGCAGACAATTCCGGCGTGACGTTCCGCGCCGGCCCCGGCGTCGGCACAGTGACGCGACCGGGATTGCCGCTGCCGCCGGGAGAACCTGCGATCAATCCGGTGCCGCGCGAGATGATCGCGGCGGCGATCAATGAGGCCGCTGCCGCGCTCGGCGCGGCGCGCGATGTGGCCGTCGAGATCTCCATTCCCGGCGGCGAGGAGCTCGCCAGGAAGACGCTGAACCCGCGGCTCGGCATTGTCGGCGGCCTGTCGATCCTCGGCACCACGGGAATCGTGGTGCCGTTCAGTTGTGCTGCCTGGATCCACTCCATCTATCGCGGTATCGACGTCGCGCGCGCGGCTGGCCTGCCGCACATCGCCGGCGCGACGGGAAGCACGTCCGAGAAGGCCGTGCAGCAGCTCCATGGCCTGCCGGAGACGGCGCTGATCGACATGGGCGATTTCGCCGGCGGCATGTTGAAATATCTGCGCCGGCATCCGGTCGCACGCGTCACCGTGGCCGGCGGCTTCGCCAAGATGACCAAGCTCGGCCAGGGCCTGCTCGACCTGCATTCGCGCGCCGGCGAGGTCGATCTCGGCTGGCTCGCGAACACGCTGCATGACGCGGGGGCGCCGGCCACGCTGGTCACGAGCGCGCGCACGGCCAACACCGCGCTGCAGGTGCTGCAGGAGGCCGAGCGGGTCGGATTTCCCGCCGGCGAGGCCGTCGCGCTCGCCGCCTGGAAGACGGCGCGGCGTGCGCTGGGCGACAACGACATGGCCCTCGACGTCGCCGTGTTCGACCGTGACGGCCGGCTGGTGGGACAAAGTCAGGGACCGGCTCATTCGCCCCTCCCGCGGAAGCGCCGCTGA
- the cobM gene encoding precorrin-4 C(11)-methyltransferase: MTVHFVGAGPGAPDLITLRGRDLIARCPVCLYAGSLVPRALLDHCPPGARIVDTAPMSLDEIVAEIERATLAGEDVARLHSGDLSIWSALGEQLRRLDALRIPYTITPGVPSFAAAAAALGRELTLPGLAQSVVLTRTSGRASAMPETEQLSLFAQSRATLAIHLSIHVLDKVVDELRPHYGDDCPVAIVYRASWPDQLVLTGTLATIVGRAAASAVERTALILVGRALAAEDFRDSALYDTGYQRRFRGRGE; the protein is encoded by the coding sequence ATGACGGTGCATTTCGTTGGCGCGGGTCCAGGCGCGCCGGACCTGATCACCTTGCGCGGCCGCGACCTGATCGCGCGCTGCCCGGTGTGTCTCTATGCGGGCTCGCTGGTCCCTCGGGCGCTGCTCGATCATTGTCCACCCGGCGCGCGTATCGTCGACACGGCACCGATGTCGCTCGACGAGATCGTCGCCGAAATCGAGCGCGCCACGCTCGCGGGCGAAGATGTGGCGCGACTGCATTCCGGCGATCTCTCGATCTGGAGCGCGCTCGGCGAGCAATTGCGGCGCCTCGATGCGTTGCGGATCCCCTACACGATCACACCGGGCGTGCCGTCGTTCGCGGCGGCTGCCGCCGCGCTTGGCCGCGAACTGACCTTGCCGGGCCTCGCCCAATCGGTGGTGCTCACGCGGACGTCCGGCCGCGCGTCGGCCATGCCGGAGACGGAGCAGCTCTCGCTGTTCGCGCAGTCGCGCGCCACGCTCGCCATCCATCTCTCGATCCACGTTCTCGATAAAGTCGTTGACGAGCTGCGGCCGCATTACGGTGACGACTGTCCGGTGGCAATCGTCTATCGCGCGAGCTGGCCGGATCAGTTGGTCCTGACCGGCACGCTGGCGACGATCGTCGGACGAGCCGCGGCTTCCGCCGTGGAGCGGACCGCGCTGATCCTCGTGGGCCGCGCGCTCGCAGCCGAGGATTTTCGCGACAGCGCGCTGTACGATACCGGCTATCAGCGGCGCTTCCGCGGGAGGGGCGAATGA
- a CDS encoding cobalamin biosynthesis protein has translation MIALGIGCRRAADVADIEAVIAHALSLARLAPADVSVLATAADKASEPGVICAAQRLGRPLVAIASADMAAVADRAITRSDRVRCLKGVPSVAETAALAAAGVNARLILVRVANAVATCAVAEGDGAIVAEPAS, from the coding sequence ATGATCGCGCTCGGGATTGGTTGCCGGCGTGCCGCCGACGTCGCAGATATCGAGGCGGTCATCGCGCATGCGCTCTCGCTTGCGCGCCTCGCGCCCGCAGACGTGTCGGTGCTCGCCACTGCGGCTGACAAGGCCAGTGAGCCTGGCGTGATCTGCGCCGCGCAGCGGCTTGGCCGTCCGCTCGTCGCCATCGCCTCTGCTGACATGGCGGCTGTTGCCGATCGCGCGATCACGCGGAGCGATCGCGTCAGGTGCTTGAAGGGTGTACCTTCGGTTGCCGAGACGGCGGCGCTCGCTGCCGCCGGCGTGAATGCCCGGCTGATCCTCGTGCGCGTCGCAAACGCCGTAGCGACCTGCGCGGTGGCGGAGGGCGACGGCGCCATTGTTGCGGAGCCTGCCTCATGA